The stretch of DNA CCCCTATGGCTGGAAATGTTGAAACTCCACCCTCGTCCCAAACGAGTGTTTTCTAGCTCTTCTTGTAGCTCTGGATCAGGACCCCAAGCACAATAAGCACCAGCCCGATGATTGAAGAGATGAGGATCGGCTCTCCAACAAGGAAATGGATGAAGATTAAGGAGGCAAAGGGCGTTAAAAAGACCAAATTCGAAACCTTGGCCGTTTCCCCAATCTCTAAGGCTTTGAACCAAAAAACAAAGGCCAGGCCGTTGGTGAAGAATCCAATCCACGCCAATCCTGCCACTTGCTTCATGTCCAGGCTGGGTATCTCTGAAAAGAACAAGACACTCAAAAGAACATAAATAAAACCAAAAAGGTAATAGTAGAACATGGAGGAGAAAACTTCGTATTTTAGTTTTTTACCAAGCACCGAAAAAAGGCCGTAAACCATGGCTCCTGAAGCCGCCATAAGGATTGCCGTGAGGTTTAGGTTGTCCAAGGACATCCATTCTCCCTTGGAAACCACGATTGCAACTCCAATAAAAGAAAGCAGGATGGAAATGACTGTACGCCCAGTGAACTTCTCTCTTAAAAGCAGTACTCCAAAAATAACCACCATTACGGGCCACAGATAGTTCACCACAAAGGCCTCTTGTGCC from Candidatus Gracilibacteria bacterium encodes:
- a CDS encoding DMT family transporter codes for the protein MVKKSKLAYIYTVLAILLWGSTASVSKLILQDISSIQLIFYSFPFTIVGLFLIMLFQGKLKDLTTYKKQDIWKLAGMGFLGCFLYYVFLFGAIERTSAQEAFVVNYLWPVMVVIFGVLLLREKFTGRTVISILLSFIGVAIVVSKGEWMSLDNLNLTAILMAASGAMVYGLFSVLGKKLKYEVFSSMFYYYLFGFIYVLLSVLFFSEIPSLDMKQVAGLAWIGFFTNGLAFVFWFKALEIGETAKVSNLVFLTPFASLIFIHFLVGEPILISSIIGLVLIVLGVLIQSYKKS